One genomic window of Garra rufa chromosome 2, GarRuf1.0, whole genome shotgun sequence includes the following:
- the LOC141326086 gene encoding uncharacterized protein: MALKEESQELNETEEKDQNEKHDFKTEEKSISCSQNKKTSSPEKNIKTQSTNLNSNMRIQTGERPYSCQQCGKSFSRNGDLKTHMKVHIEKKPLICPQCGKSFTKKKYLDVHMKTHTGEKPFDCPQCEKSFTQKKNLIVHMRVHTGEKPFICQQCGKSFTCNRKLKTHLRYHTGENPFQCDQCGKSFTLKSQLNIHMRIHTGEKPFICPQCGKSFTYKGNLKAHIRCHTGESPFKCDQCGKSFRHCANLINHMKVHSRKKSFKCHQCKKSFTEREHLKTHVVTHVGEKPFMCHHCGKSCSREGNLRVHLGIHTGEKPYTCEQCGKSFNVKVNLKIHMRVHTGEKPYKCVQCEKSFTCLSSIKRHSQTHSGKKLPFSSMQEGLEKEAEV, encoded by the coding sequence atggcactgaaagaggagagtcaagaactcaatgaaacagaagagaaagatcaaaatgagaaacatgatttcaaaactgaagaaaaatcaattagttgctcacagaataaaaaaacttcctcaccagaaaaaaatataaaaacacaaagtacaaatcttaattctaacatgagaattcagactggagagagaccttacagctgccaacagtgtgggaagagtttctcacgaaatggagatcttaagactcacatgaaagttcacattgaaaagaagccgttaatatgccctcagtgtggaaagagttttacaaagaaaaaataccttgatgtccacatgaaaactcacactggagagaagccttttgactgccctcagtgtgaaaagagttttacgcagaaaaaaaatcttattgtccacatgagagttcacactggagagaagcctttcatctgccaacagtgtgggaagagtttcacatgtaATAGAAAACTTAAGACTCACCTAAGATATCACACTGGAGAGAATCCATTccaatgtgatcaatgtggaaagagttttactctgaAAAGTCAACTTaatatccacatgagaattcatactggagagaagcccttcatctgccctcagtgtggaaagagtttcacgtatAAAGGAAACCTCAAGGCTCACATAAGATGTCACACTGGAGAGAGTCCATTtaaatgtgatcaatgtgggaagagtttcagacaCTGCGCAAACCTTATTAATCACATGAAGGTTCACTCAAGAAAGAAGAGTTTTAAATGTCATCAGTGCAAAAAGAGTTTCACAGAGAGGGAACATCTTAAGACTCATGTAGTAACTCACgtgggagaaaagcctttcatgtgtcatcactgtggaaagagttgtTCAAGAGAAGGAAACCTCAGGGTTCACTTgggcattcacactggagagaaaccttacacctgtgaacagtgtggaaagagtttcaatgttaaagtaaaccttaagattcacatgagagttcacactggagagaaaccgtacaagtgtgttcagtgtgagaagagtttcacatgtctAAGCAGCATTAAACGTCATTCgcaaactcattctggaaagaaactgccgttttcttcaatgcaagaagGTTTAGAAAAAGAAGCAGAGGTTTAG